Sequence from the Streptosporangium brasiliense genome:
GTAGTGCGCCCAGCCGCCGCCGTTGACGCCCTGGCAGCCGGTGAGCAGCAGCAGCGACAGGAACGCCCGGTAGATCGTGTCGCCGTGGAACCACTGCGTGGTGCCCGCACCCAGCACGATCATGAAGCGGCCCTCGGTCTTCGCCGCCGTCTCCGCCATCTCCCGGGCGATCCGCGCCGCCCGGCCCGCCGGGACCGAGGTGATCGGCTCCTGCCAGGCGGGGGTGTACGGCCCGGCCGGGTCGTCGTAGCCGCCGGGCCACGTGCCGGGCAGGCCGCCCCTGGCCACGCCGTACTGGGCGAGCATGAGGTCGAAGACCGTGGTCACCAGGTGCTCGCCCACCCGTCGCACCGGCACGCCCCGGCGCACGCCGCCCGCCCCGCCGTCGAAGCGGGGCAGGTCGACCGCCACCGCCTGCCCGCCGTACAGGGTCAGCAGCGGGTCGACGTCCAGGTGGAGGTTCCAGCGGCCCTTGCCGGAGTCGGTCCAGCGGAAGCCGAGCGAGCCGTTGGGCACGGCCGGCCGGCCGTCGGCACCCATCAGGACCGTCTTCCAGCGCGCGCCCTCGCCGGTGTCGCCCAGGTCGGCGGCGGTGAGGAACTTGTCCGGCACGTGGGCGCCGTCGCGCTCGCGGAGCCTGACCAGGAAGGGCAGGTCGGTGAAGCGCTTGACATAGCCGGTGAAGTACGGCACCTGCCGCTCGACGAAGAACTCCCTGAGGATCACGTGGCCCATCGCCATGGCCAGCGCGCCGTCGGTGCCCGGCCGGATCGCCAGCCATTCGTCGGCGAACTTCGCCGCGTCGTTGTAGTCGGGCGAGACCACGACGACCTTCTGGCCCCGGTAGCGGGCCTCGGCCATGTAGTGCGCGTCCGGGGTCCTGGTGACCGGCACGTTCGCGCCCCACAGCACCAGGTAGGCGGCGTCCCACCAGTCGGCCGACTCCGGCACGTCGGTCTGGTCGCCGAAGACCTGCGGGGAGGCGACGGGCAGGTCGGCGTACCAGTCGTAGAACGACAGCATGGCCCCGCCGATCAGCGAGACGAACCGCGAGCCGGCCGCGTGGGAGAGGATCGACATGGCGGGGATGGGGGAGAACCCGGCCACCCGGTCCGGGCCGTAGGTCTTGATCGTGTGCACGTGCGCGGCGGCGATCATCTCGGTCGCCTCGGGCCAGCCGATCCGGACCAGCCCGCCCCTGCCCCGGACGGCCTGGTAGGCGCGCCGCCTGCCGGGGTCGGTGGTGATCTCCGCCCAGGCGGCGACCGGGTCGAGGCCCCGGCGCCTGGCCTCCCGGTACATCTCCACCAGCACCCCGCGCGCGTAGGGGTAGCGGACCCGGGTGGGGGAGTAGGTGTACCAGGAGAAGGCCGCACCCCGGGGGCAGCCGCGCGGTTCGTACTCGGGACGGTCCGGACCGACGCTCGGATAGTCGGTCTGCTGGGTCTCCCAGGTGATGATCCCGTCCTTGACGTAGACCTTCCACGAGCACGAGCCGGTGCAGTTGACCCCGTGCGTGGAGCGGACCACCTTGTCGTGGCTCCAGCGGTCCCGGTAGAAGGAGTCGCCCTCGCGGCCCCCGACCAGATACAGCGTTCGCGGATCGTCGTTCGCCGGTGCCCTTCTGAAGAACCGGCCTGTCCTGAGGAGTAGATTCTCGACATCGGACGCCATGTGTCCAGTTCATCACAGACAGTTAATATTTACGGTGTTCGGGGGTATATATGTCGGATGAACTTCGCAAAGGACAGACGGCCAACCTCGTCCTCGCCACGGCCGCGTTCGCGATCACCTTCTGGGCGTGGAACCTGATCGGCCCGCTCGCCGGGGGCTACGGCAGGCAGCTCGGCCTGTCGCCGACCCAGACCTCCCTGCTGGTCGCCATCCCGGTGCTGGTCGGATCCCTCGGCCGGATCCCGGTCGGGGTGCTCGCCGACAGGCTCGGCGGGCGGCTGATGTTCGCGGTCGTCTGCGCCGTCAGCATCGTCCCCGTCATCCTCGTGGGCTGGGTCGACTCCTACGGATGGCTGCTGGTGTGGGGCTTCCTGCTCGGCGTCGCGGGCACCTCGTTCGCGGTGGGCATCCCCTTCGTCAACGCCTGGTACGCCCCCGCCCGCCGCGGCTTCGCCACCGGCGTCTTCGGCGCGGGCATGGGCGGCACGGCGCTGTCGGCGTTCCTCACCCCCCGCCTGGTCGAGTCCGTCGGCCGGATCCAGACCCACCTGCTGATGGCCGTCGCACTGGCGGCGATGGCCGTCGTCATGCTGCTGTTCAGCCGCGACTCGCCCGCCTGGAAGCCGTCCACCGCTCCGGCGCTGCCCCGCATGCGCGAGGCCGTGAAACTCAGGGCCACCTGGCAGTGCGCGTTCCTCTACGCCGTCGCCTTCGGCGGGTTCGTCGCCTTCTCCACCTACCTGCCGACCCTGCTGCAGAACGTCTACGGCTTCTCGCAGACCGGGGCCGGCCTGCGCGACGCGGGCTTCTCGATCGCCGCCGTCGCCGCCCGGCCGCTGGGCGGCGTGCTGTCCGACCGGGTCGGACCGGTGCGGGTGCTGCTGGTGTCGTTCGCGGGGACCACCGTCATGGCGCTGGTCCTGGCCTTCAACCCGCCCGCGGAGATCCCCGCCGGCGGCTGCTTCGTGCTGATGGCCTTCTTCCTCGGCCTCGGCACCGGCGGCGTGTTCGCCCTGGTCGCCAGGCTCGTCGAGCCGTCCAGGGTGGGCACCGTGACCGGTCTGGTGGGCGCGGCCGGCGGCCTGGGCGGTTACTTCCCGCCGCTGGTCATGGGCGTCGTCTACACCGCCGCCGGCACCTACGTGATCGGCTACGTCCTGCTCGCCGTGACGGCCCTGGCCGCGCTGCTCTACACCCGCAGGGCGTTCACCTCCGCTTTGACGGCCGGCGGCGGAGCAGCAGGCCGATGAGCACGCCGACCAGCATCACGGCCAGCAGCGCGGTCCACAGCGGCGAGGTCACGCTGAACGTCAGCCACTGGATCCGGACGCGGTCGCGGTTCTGGGCGATGAAGATCACGCCGAGCGCGGCCAGCGCCAGGGCGGTCCACCCGCGCGGTGAGATCGCGGCCAGCCGGCCGCCGGACGGGCGGGGCCCGTCCGCCGGTGTCCTTGTCACGTTCTGCCCCCTTTCGCCACGGAATGCGACTTTTCAACTACTCTAGGGTAGGAAAGCTGAGAGACTGGTCTCGTTTTGACGACCGGGTGGGTGGTTGGCCGTGGCTTCCGGCAGTCTGTTACCCGTCATGGATTACGCAATTCTCACGGGGCTCGTCCTCGTCTCAGGTGTCGTGCTCGCTCTGGTCGCGCAGTGGAAGGGGTGGCGGCCCTCCCTGCTTGCCATCCTCGCGGTGGGGATCGGGTTCCGGGTGCTCATCATGACCACCTCGGCGATCGACACCTGGCAGCCGGTCGACTTCATGGAGAGCTTCAGACCCGCGGGCGAGGCGATCCTGAACCGTGAGGACCCCGTGCTCGGCAGCGAGGGCGGCTGGCACTTCCTGCCGACCATCCCCTACGTGTACGGCCTGCTGCTCTGGCTGGGCATCCCGTGGGAGATCGGCGGCCGGCTGGTCACCGTGGTGGCCGACATCGCGCTGATCCCGCTGGTCGGCAGGCTCGCCGGCGGCGCCACCGCCTCGCTGCGCGCCTTCCAGTACGCCTGCAACCCGCTGGCCATCCTCGTCGCCTCCGTCCACGGCCAGGTCGAGCCGGTCGCGCTGGTCTTCGGCGTGGCCGCGTTCGTGGTCGCCCGCGGCCCCGGCAGCCCCGACCGGCCGGGCCTCACGACCGACGTGGCCGCGCTGGTACGGCGGAGCGTCGCGACCCTCGGCGTCGGCGGCGCCGTACGGCACGCCCTGGGCCCGGTCGGCGTGGTGCGGCGGGCGCTCGCCCCGCAGCCCGGCGAGAAGGAGACCCTCCGCCGGGCGCTGCTCGCCGGCCTGCTGATGGGCCTGGCCCTGTGCGCCAAGAGCTGGCCGATCTGGCTGATCCCCGGCATGCTCCTGCTGCTGCCCACCTTCCGCGCGCGGGCCGTGGCGTTCGTCGCCACCGGCGTCGCCCCGGTCTTCTTCCTGGTCACCCTGCCCGTCTTCGCGGGCACCTCGCTGAGCCAGATCCCCGAGGTCATCCGCGTGATCCAGGACATCCGGCCGATCGTCGGCGAGTGGGGCTACAGCGCGATCCTGGTCGGCGGCGACTGGACGCTCGACGCCGGGATCGCCACGTTCGGCACGCGGCTGATCTACATCACGCTGCTGGTGGTCGCCTTCCTGTGGCGGCGCGCCGACCCGGTCGACCTCACCACCGCCCTGCTGCTCGCCTTCATGGTCGCCACCCCCCGCCTCGGCGCGCAGTACCTGCTGTGGTTCATGCCGTTCCTGGTGGCCCGCCCCACCCGCTTCGCCTGGCCCGCCATCATCGGCGTCTCCCTCTGGGCCGGATACGGTTACCTCTACATGACCCAGTTCGACACCAATACCTGGTGGGAGCTCCACTCGATCTGGGCCCAGTGCTCCATCGTGCTCCTGCCGATCCTGGCCCTGGCCATGCCCTGGGGCCGTCGCGGGCCCAAGACTCCCGCCCGGACGCCGGACACGGCGCCGCACGCGCCCGTCCCCGCGTCCGCCTGAAGGGCCGGGCCGGCATCGCGCCCGATATGTTCGCAGATGTGACGGACGACATCGAGATCCTGCGCTACACCGCCTTCACCCACGACCCCAAGGGGGGCAATCCCGCCGGCGTCGTCCTCGACGCCGCGGGACTGTCCGACAGCGAGATGCTGGCCATCGCCGCGGAGGTCGGCTACTCCGAGACCGCCTTCATCACCGGACGCGACGACGAGGCCCGCGCCTTCCGCGTCCGCTACTTCGCGCCCACGGCGGAGGTGGCCTTCTGCGGTCACGCCACGATCGCCGCCTCGGTGGCCCTGGCCGAGCGGCTCGGGACCGGGCCACTGGTCTTCGCCACCAACGCGGGCGAGATCGCCGTGGACACCCTCGTCGACGGCGAGACGCTGCGCGCGACGCTCACCAGCGTGCCCACGCGGTCCAGGCCGGTGGCCGAGCCG
This genomic interval carries:
- a CDS encoding lipopolysaccharide assembly protein LapA domain-containing protein is translated as MTRTPADGPRPSGGRLAAISPRGWTALALAALGVIFIAQNRDRVRIQWLTFSVTSPLWTALLAVMLVGVLIGLLLRRRPSKRR
- a CDS encoding MFS transporter, producing MSDELRKGQTANLVLATAAFAITFWAWNLIGPLAGGYGRQLGLSPTQTSLLVAIPVLVGSLGRIPVGVLADRLGGRLMFAVVCAVSIVPVILVGWVDSYGWLLVWGFLLGVAGTSFAVGIPFVNAWYAPARRGFATGVFGAGMGGTALSAFLTPRLVESVGRIQTHLLMAVALAAMAVVMLLFSRDSPAWKPSTAPALPRMREAVKLRATWQCAFLYAVAFGGFVAFSTYLPTLLQNVYGFSQTGAGLRDAGFSIAAVAARPLGGVLSDRVGPVRVLLVSFAGTTVMALVLAFNPPAEIPAGGCFVLMAFFLGLGTGGVFALVARLVEPSRVGTVTGLVGAAGGLGGYFPPLVMGVVYTAAGTYVIGYVLLAVTALAALLYTRRAFTSALTAGGGAAGR